TTCGAGACCAGGGCGGCCAGTGACACCGTGTCAGCGACCCCGGTACTGGCGGGTTGGGTCAGTGCCTCAGCGGACGGGATGACCCCGTCACTCTCACTGCCTGCGCTCACGCCGGTCCGGTCCGTGTTGTTCACTGTTCCGTCGGGCAGGTAACGGAACCGGCGGCGGTGCGCGTGCAGCGCACGGGCGAGCACGGCATCGGGTGAGGGCGCTGCGGCGGCGGCCGCGAGATGCAGGCGCCCCTGTGTCCAGTATTCGATCGCGGCATCGTGCTCCAGCAGCAGCGCGAACACGGCGGGATGCGCGTGCTTCGCGTCGGCAAGCGACGGCGCAGCGCGTTTCAGGTCGGCGAGGGTCCAGCGGCGGTAGACCGCGTGACCCAGTGCCTCCTCAAGATAGGCGAGCGCGGCGTCCACGCCGGGCGGCAGCCGCTGCGGTGGCCGGACGCCCGCATCGATCCAGTCGGCGGGCGTCATGATGACGGGTCTTTACGTGAACGGGATGAGCGGGATCCTGGGCGCGGTGCAGCGGCCACCGCGGCGGCGTGGCCGGAGCTCACGTGCCGTGGGGGCTTGTGCCGGGCGGGTTGTTTCTGCACGGCGGACTGCGTTGCGTGCGCCGCTGGCAGTGCCTGAAGGGCCTGCAGCGCCTGCAGTGCATGGCGCTGTTCGGCGACCACGGTTGCGAGTGCCGCGGCCTCGGCGGCTGCCTGCCGGTGCGCGTCGCGTCCGGTCGCGAGCTCGTCGAGCAGCCGCTCGCGCAGACCCTCGAGCGCGGTGAGCCGGGTCTGGGCGTCGGCGAGCTGCGTCGTGAGCCGCTCGCGTTCGGCGGCGAGCGCATGCCGTTGGTGCTCGGTCTCCTGCAGCAGGCGCTTCGACAGACCGTCGTAGCGGGTCCGCACATCGGCCAGTTCCTTCGTGTGGGTGTGTCGGAGGGCCTCGAGCGTGTCGCGCGCGGTATCGAGCCGCGCCTGCAGCGCCGCCGCGTCGGCGCTCAGGGTCTGCGCGCGCTCGGTCGCGTGGCGGCTGCTGGCGCGTAATTCGATCAGTTCGGCGTCGCGGGCGGTGAGCCGCTCGCGCAGCTCGCCGAGCTCGAGGCGCAGCATTTCGCTGCGCACATCCGCGTCGTGTCGCGCGGTGTCGGCCTCCGCCGCCGCCTGTCGCGCGTGCTGTTGCAGCCGGACGACGTCATCGAGCTGCACGCCGACGGCCGCGGCCCACAGGGCGCGCATCTGTTCGGCGATCGCGACGGGCAGACCGGGCAGCGCAATGTCCGCCATGCCCGCCTGCACGAGCTCCGCCTCGAGGTCGTTCAGCGCGCGCGACAGCAACGCTGGGTCGCCGGCGCCGAGGCGCGCGCGCAGGCGCCGCACCGACACCGCGCGGCGGAAGCGCTCGCGCGTCACGGGCGCGGCGGGGACAGCCGGTGAGGCCGGCGAGGGCGGCGAGGCCGACGCGGTGGGTGCAGCGTCGCCCGCTTCGGCGAGCATCGCGAGCACGGTCGCGCGGATCTGGTCGGCGGTGACGGCGGCGGGACGGGCCATGGCGGGACTCCGGAGCCCGGTGGAAGGAACTGGGCGCTCACTGCAGTCTAGTTCACGGCCGGGATTACGCACGCACCGGACGTCAGGAAACCGTTTTTCGTGCGGGAATGGCGGCAATTGCGGTGATAAACCTCCTTATCACCGGAAAGCGTCGCGCGGCGCCGGCGGGACTGACGTGCAATTCTTGGGTGATGGAGGCTGACTGACGGCGCCAGCACGCGGCGGAGGGTCGCTTCGTCCTGCGGCGGGCGGTCGTCGGGGTTCAACCGCGCGGTTTGCTGCGGCGCGCTGCCCGCGCCGGTGTCCGCGCGAGGCGCCCGCACAACTGCTTGAGCCAGCGCCGGACCCAGACGCGGTCGGTCGGGCTGAGCGACGCTAGCATCTCTACGATGTCGCCAGCCACCTGCCTGGACCTGCTGGACGGGGACATGAAGAGGCTGTTGACTTCAACCCCGTAGAGCGAGGACAGGGCAACGAGTCGCGCTGGCGATGGCCAGGACTTGCCCGTTTCAATCCGGCTGATGGTCTGTTTGTCGAGATCGAGAATTTCCGCGACTTCTTCCTGCGTCTTTCCAGCTTCAAGACGCGCATTGGCCAGCGCCTGCCCTACCTGAACCGTAAATTCTTCTTCTGCGCGCGAAGCCACCGGGTGAACACCTTTGGTTGTTGATCGACGTGGAATCGTCGCTGTGTTCGCGTAATCTGGTAACATCGCCAAACGCCTACAATGTAGGCAAAATATGCCTATATCGAACTGGTGGTTCGAGGTGCGGCCTGTGTGCTCACTGAAGTTGCGTAACGATGACTCGGCCAGCCCGTGTGTGGCAGCGCGGGCCCATGCATGCACGGTCACCCGGCATGCCCATCGTGGCCGGGCCGTCATGCCATTTCATGTATCCCAACGCATCGCGTGTCGCGCCGGTTTTTCAGCCTGTCGTTGAAAGAGTGAGTGTATGTTTCTGATTTCTGAGCAGAACCTTCTGCCGGCATGGCCCGGAGTGACGTTGTCGGCTGTTGCCGAGATGGCGGGTTGCGGGGACGTGCTCATCCTGCAATTTGCCGCTGGAAAACGCGACCTGCCCCGGGTTGTCATGGTGGAATTCGCCTCTGGTGCCGCGAAGACGCTGCTACAACTGACGGCAGACGGCCAGATCGTGCGGGGCGCGGCAGTGCTGAGCGCGAAGCCGCACAAGGACTCGGCACAATGGAGTCTGCAGCCGCTGAGCGAAATTCACATCGGC
The DNA window shown above is from Paraburkholderia sp. BL10I2N1 and carries:
- a CDS encoding DNA-binding protein — protein: MARPAAVTADQIRATVLAMLAEAGDAAPTASASPPSPASPAVPAAPVTRERFRRAVSVRRLRARLGAGDPALLSRALNDLEAELVQAGMADIALPGLPVAIAEQMRALWAAAVGVQLDDVVRLQQHARQAAAEADTARHDADVRSEMLRLELGELRERLTARDAELIELRASSRHATERAQTLSADAAALQARLDTARDTLEALRHTHTKELADVRTRYDGLSKRLLQETEHQRHALAAERERLTTQLADAQTRLTALEGLRERLLDELATGRDAHRQAAAEAAALATVVAEQRHALQALQALQALPAAHATQSAVQKQPARHKPPRHVSSGHAAAVAAAPRPGSRSSRSRKDPSS
- a CDS encoding helix-turn-helix transcriptional regulator; this encodes MASRAEEEFTVQVGQALANARLEAGKTQEEVAEILDLDKQTISRIETGKSWPSPARLVALSSLYGVEVNSLFMSPSSRSRQVAGDIVEMLASLSPTDRVWVRRWLKQLCGRLARTPARAARRSKPRG